A single genomic interval of uncultured Desulfobulbus sp. harbors:
- a CDS encoding DNA internalization-related competence protein ComEC/Rec2, translating to MAEHLAASGLSSLSPPLLGGIVALLVLAAFSLPARAKPLTTLPLFFLLGLMHTAPALQLPADPNHIVRSIPGKTRATVVGTMLTMPVYNGKTTRFLLECESLLKAGTIQPTSFQPVRGKLQLTVEDALPASLEPGSRIMAIATLDRLHRYQTPGTFDYPLQMASKQVYCSGWIPSANAIEQVSDVRPGSPMARRLVHLVAVPEKMRQHMARFLEQSLPPEHAGLYQALLIGSLANIPAQTLAAFKNGGVFHLLAISGLHFSLLGLLTFPTLLFLLKRSHWLLVHTHLPSIALFLSAPILLTYAFIAGMNLPALRALITALLVLAAVLLHRQRSMLPLIAAAALLIWTCNPLAPFTASFQLSFAAVLAINLIYPRLPVLNEPSERQTGWLHIRARSLQIGHSMLLISLAATAGTLPLLLFHFHRVSLIGPLMNLVIEPLLCLWALPWGLLAFPLSWLAPDLAALCLHCGAWGLRAALGLIDSIPFLPALSLWTIRPSSLEIGLYYTLLFFLLQPPAVAHRRHASGVLAIILLGSLTFSLWSPWSNNHFSVHFLDVGQGTATLLRLPRGKNILIDGGGYESERFNSGEELIGPFLWQQRIWQLDTVIITHPHGDHYNGLPFVLEHFPPRQLIVNGDRGEESAYQMLLATARKRGIFPIPIRAHTILYEDGPIALHCLGMPGLAETSPWNTNDRSLVLRLTTKDHSFLFPADIGHTSEQVLLDSGADVQAQVLLAPHHGSRGSASERFIEAVAPQLIVVSAGRTREGILPAPRHLQRWRQQKICTLITAEDGTITLTSESNRLRARTFSGKEMWLRNKFGKLQKEKCDLKEKKNRGTFNH from the coding sequence ATGGCCGAACACCTGGCCGCATCAGGACTTTCAAGCCTCTCGCCGCCACTGCTGGGAGGCATCGTCGCCCTGCTGGTGCTTGCCGCCTTTTCTCTGCCTGCTCGTGCAAAACCGCTCACCACCCTGCCCCTGTTTTTCCTCCTTGGCCTGATGCACACCGCTCCCGCCCTGCAGCTGCCGGCGGATCCCAACCATATTGTGCGGTCCATCCCCGGTAAGACCAGGGCGACCGTGGTCGGGACCATGCTCACCATGCCTGTGTACAACGGCAAAACAACCAGGTTTTTGCTTGAGTGCGAGTCCCTGCTGAAGGCCGGCACCATTCAGCCGACCTCTTTCCAGCCGGTTCGCGGCAAACTGCAACTCACCGTTGAGGATGCCCTCCCTGCGTCCCTTGAGCCTGGAAGCCGGATCATGGCGATCGCCACCCTGGATCGCCTCCATCGCTACCAGACTCCGGGCACCTTTGACTATCCCCTGCAGATGGCGAGCAAACAGGTCTACTGCTCAGGCTGGATTCCCTCGGCAAACGCCATTGAGCAGGTATCCGATGTCCGGCCAGGTTCGCCAATGGCCAGGAGATTGGTCCATCTTGTGGCTGTCCCCGAAAAGATGCGGCAGCACATGGCCCGCTTTCTTGAGCAATCACTGCCTCCGGAGCATGCGGGACTTTACCAGGCGCTGCTGATCGGCTCCCTGGCCAATATCCCCGCGCAAACACTGGCAGCCTTCAAAAACGGCGGGGTGTTTCATCTCCTGGCCATATCCGGTTTGCACTTCAGCCTGCTTGGCCTGTTGACCTTCCCCACCCTGCTCTTTCTGCTCAAACGCAGTCACTGGCTGCTGGTGCACACCCATCTACCCAGTATTGCCCTGTTCCTCAGTGCGCCGATACTGCTGACCTACGCCTTTATTGCCGGTATGAATCTTCCCGCCTTACGGGCCTTGATCACCGCACTCTTGGTTTTGGCTGCCGTGCTGCTGCACCGTCAGCGCTCGATGCTGCCGCTCATTGCAGCGGCAGCCCTGCTCATCTGGACCTGCAACCCGCTCGCCCCGTTCACCGCCTCCTTTCAGCTCTCCTTTGCCGCTGTCCTGGCCATCAACCTGATCTATCCACGCCTTCCCGTGTTGAACGAACCTTCCGAGCGACAAACAGGATGGCTCCACATCCGTGCCCGCTCCCTGCAGATCGGGCACTCCATGCTGCTCATCTCCCTGGCCGCGACCGCCGGCACCCTGCCCCTTCTCCTCTTCCACTTCCACCGGGTCTCGCTGATCGGGCCGCTGATGAACCTGGTCATCGAACCTCTTCTCTGCCTTTGGGCCCTTCCCTGGGGACTCCTCGCCTTTCCCCTGAGCTGGCTGGCCCCTGACCTCGCCGCGCTCTGTCTCCATTGCGGTGCATGGGGCTTGAGGGCTGCATTAGGACTGATCGATTCCATTCCTTTTCTTCCCGCACTCTCCCTGTGGACAATCAGACCATCGTCGCTTGAAATCGGACTCTACTACACTCTCCTCTTTTTCCTCCTGCAGCCCCCCGCCGTCGCCCATCGGCGTCACGCATCCGGGGTCCTTGCAATTATTCTTCTGGGTTCGCTGACCTTTTCCCTGTGGAGCCCGTGGTCGAATAACCATTTTTCCGTGCATTTTCTCGATGTGGGCCAGGGGACGGCAACCCTCCTTCGCCTGCCCAGGGGGAAAAACATCCTGATCGACGGTGGCGGTTATGAGAGCGAACGCTTTAACAGCGGCGAAGAATTGATCGGCCCCTTTCTCTGGCAGCAACGGATTTGGCAACTTGACACCGTGATCATCACCCATCCACACGGGGACCATTACAACGGCCTCCCCTTTGTTCTCGAGCATTTTCCACCACGGCAGCTGATCGTCAACGGCGATAGAGGTGAGGAAAGCGCCTATCAAATGCTGTTGGCAACAGCCCGCAAAAGGGGGATCTTCCCGATACCGATTCGGGCGCATACGATTCTGTACGAGGACGGCCCGATTGCCCTCCACTGCCTGGGGATGCCCGGTCTTGCAGAAACATCCCCATGGAACACAAATGACCGCAGCTTGGTGCTCAGGCTCACAACCAAGGACCACAGCTTCCTCTTTCCCGCGGACATCGGTCACACAAGTGAACAGGTCTTGCTTGACAGCGGTGCCGATGTTCAGGCCCAAGTCCTTCTGGCTCCGCACCATGGCAGCCGTGGTTCCGCCTCTGAGAGGTTCATTGAGGCGGTTGCCCCCCAATTAATCGTGGTTTCCGCAGGCCGCACCCGCGAAGGGATCCTGCCGGCACCGAGACACCTGCAGCGCTGGCGCCAGCAAAAAATTTGCACGCTTATAACCGCCGAGGATGGCACCATCACTCTGACAAGTGAGTCAAATCGATTGCGTGCCAGAACTTTCAGCGGCAAGGAGATGTGGCTGAGAAACAAATTTGGAAAACTACAGAAGGAAAAGTGTGACTTGAAAGAGAAGAAAAACCGCGGTACATTCAATCATTAA
- a CDS encoding MogA/MoaB family molybdenum cofactor biosynthesis protein yields the protein MVQSSSCTYRCGVLTLSDKGSRGEREDTSGPLLQEMLRAQGFDIVLTRIIPDQQALIEQTLIQWVDVERLDLIVTTGGTGVSPTDQTPEATRAVIDREIPGLAEAMRMASLEKTIQAVWSRGIAGIRKKCLILNLPGSRKAAGENLEAVLPALEHGLYKLKGGDADCAQIA from the coding sequence ATGGTCCAGTCTTCCAGCTGCACCTACCGCTGCGGGGTCTTGACCTTGAGCGACAAGGGCTCGCGCGGTGAACGCGAGGATACCAGCGGCCCCCTGTTGCAGGAGATGCTTCGGGCACAGGGCTTTGACATTGTCCTGACCCGGATCATCCCCGATCAGCAGGCCTTGATCGAGCAAACCCTGATCCAGTGGGTCGATGTCGAGCGTCTTGATCTGATCGTCACCACCGGTGGCACCGGGGTGTCACCCACCGACCAGACCCCGGAGGCGACCCGTGCGGTCATTGACCGCGAGATTCCCGGGCTGGCCGAGGCCATGCGCATGGCCAGTCTGGAGAAAACCATTCAGGCGGTCTGGTCCCGCGGGATTGCCGGAATTCGCAAGAAGTGCCTCATCCTCAATCTTCCCGGCAGCAGGAAGGCGGCCGGGGAAAACCTCGAGGCGGTCCTGCCGGCCCTGGAACATGGGCTCTATAAGTTGAAGGGGGGAGATGCGGACTGCGCGCAGATCGCCTGA
- the fusA gene encoding elongation factor G, with product MQDVQQIRNVVILGHGNSGKSTLAEALLFTAGVVKRQGKVDDGTSSMDFEPEEVKRKISIGAAFNQIPWQKKDIFLIDTPGDDNFFNETRFAAQVADSALLTVGAVLGVRPQTEKFVDLIKENNLPCLICITKMDRERANFKNTVAAIRESTSLNPVVLYLPIGAEADFKGVVDIVGKKAMMFADGGKTTLTDVPPDLAEEVASLRENMMEYVAESDDDLLEKFLEEGELTDEELKTGLAAAIKNGQIAPVCACASFVNLGSSVVLDSILNLLPSPDERPARMGTNPKNEEMVERTASVDEPFSALVFKTMADPFAGRLTIFRVFSGVLKGDAFYNVNKETSERYGQLYVMAGKEQKPVEQAIPGMIVAVAKLKETTTGDTLCDEANPILYPMIEPLPTVISYAVSAKKGDEEKLFSSITRLLDEDLTLKLTREQQTHETLISGVGQVHLEVIGEKIKRKFGVEMELRPPRVPYRETLKGKVTVQGKHKKQSGGRGQFGDCTIEMEPLPRGEQFEFVDKIVGGVIPQQYRPAVEKGIIEAMERGVIAGYPFVDLKVSLIDGSYHTVDSSEMAFKVAGSLAFKKGVVQANPVLLEPIMEVEVRVPKDFVGDVMGDLNSRRGRVLGMDSSDKAEIINAHVPQSETLLYALDLTSMTGGRGTFTVKFSHYEEVPAQIAEKIIAEYEKEKAEE from the coding sequence ATGCAGGACGTACAACAGATTAGGAATGTGGTTATTCTTGGCCATGGCAACAGCGGAAAATCGACTCTTGCCGAGGCCTTACTGTTTACCGCTGGTGTAGTGAAACGGCAGGGAAAGGTGGATGACGGAACCTCTTCCATGGATTTTGAGCCCGAAGAGGTCAAACGTAAAATCTCCATCGGCGCCGCCTTCAACCAGATCCCCTGGCAGAAAAAGGATATTTTCCTGATCGACACCCCCGGTGACGACAACTTCTTCAACGAGACCCGCTTTGCCGCTCAGGTGGCCGACAGCGCACTGCTCACCGTTGGGGCCGTCCTTGGGGTACGCCCGCAGACGGAAAAATTCGTGGACCTGATCAAGGAAAACAACCTGCCCTGCCTGATCTGCATCACCAAGATGGATCGGGAACGGGCCAACTTCAAGAATACGGTCGCTGCCATCCGCGAATCCACCAGCCTCAATCCGGTCGTCCTCTATCTACCCATCGGCGCAGAGGCCGATTTCAAAGGCGTGGTCGATATCGTCGGTAAAAAGGCGATGATGTTCGCTGACGGCGGCAAGACAACCCTCACCGATGTGCCGCCGGACCTTGCCGAGGAAGTCGCTTCCCTGCGCGAGAACATGATGGAGTATGTGGCGGAAAGCGATGACGATCTGCTGGAAAAATTTCTCGAGGAAGGCGAGCTGACCGACGAAGAACTCAAAACCGGTCTGGCCGCAGCGATCAAAAACGGGCAGATCGCCCCGGTCTGCGCCTGCGCCTCCTTTGTCAATCTCGGCTCGAGCGTGGTGCTTGACAGTATCCTCAACCTCCTGCCCTCTCCGGATGAACGTCCGGCCCGAATGGGGACCAACCCCAAGAACGAGGAGATGGTCGAGCGCACCGCCTCGGTGGACGAGCCCTTCTCCGCCCTGGTCTTCAAGACCATGGCTGATCCCTTTGCCGGCCGCTTGACCATCTTCCGTGTATTCTCCGGTGTGCTCAAGGGGGATGCCTTCTACAACGTCAACAAGGAGACCTCCGAGCGCTACGGTCAGTTGTATGTCATGGCCGGCAAGGAACAGAAACCGGTGGAGCAGGCTATTCCCGGCATGATCGTCGCCGTGGCCAAACTCAAGGAGACCACCACCGGCGACACTCTCTGCGATGAGGCCAACCCGATTCTCTATCCCATGATCGAGCCGCTGCCCACGGTGATCTCCTATGCGGTCAGCGCCAAGAAAGGGGATGAGGAAAAACTTTTTTCTTCCATCACCCGCCTGCTCGATGAGGACCTGACTCTCAAACTGACCCGCGAACAGCAGACCCATGAGACCCTGATCTCCGGTGTCGGCCAGGTGCATCTGGAGGTCATCGGCGAGAAGATCAAACGTAAGTTCGGCGTGGAGATGGAACTGCGGCCACCGCGCGTTCCCTATCGCGAAACCCTCAAGGGCAAGGTCACGGTCCAGGGCAAACACAAGAAACAGTCCGGTGGCCGTGGCCAGTTCGGCGACTGTACCATCGAGATGGAGCCGCTGCCGCGTGGCGAGCAGTTCGAGTTTGTCGACAAGATCGTGGGCGGCGTTATTCCCCAGCAGTACCGGCCTGCCGTTGAAAAGGGCATCATCGAGGCCATGGAGCGGGGCGTGATTGCAGGCTACCCCTTTGTCGATCTCAAGGTCAGCCTGATCGACGGCTCCTACCATACGGTCGACTCCTCGGAGATGGCCTTCAAGGTGGCCGGATCGCTCGCCTTCAAGAAGGGTGTGGTCCAGGCCAATCCGGTTCTGCTCGAACCGATCATGGAGGTCGAGGTACGGGTGCCCAAGGATTTCGTCGGTGACGTCATGGGCGATCTCAACAGCCGCCGTGGCCGGGTGCTGGGAATGGATTCCTCGGACAAGGCCGAGATCATCAACGCCCATGTGCCCCAGTCCGAGACCCTGCTCTACGCCCTGGATCTGACCTCGATGACCGGCGGCCGCGGCACCTTTACCGTCAAGTTCTCTCACTATGAGGAGGTTCCGGCACAGATCGCGGAGAAGATCATTGCCGAGTATGAGAAGGAGAAGGCGGAGGAATAA
- the murJ gene encoding murein biosynthesis integral membrane protein MurJ, whose protein sequence is MTDQPSAQPSGATGKIARSAGAVSVAVMCSRVLGLIREQVFASMFGAGFAYDAFVVAFRIPNLLRDLFAEGALSAAFVTVFTEYTTNRGADATWKLAGNVLVFFTLLISALTLIGLYCAEPIVNLLAPDFALVAGKTELTVGLTRIMFPFLLFVSLAAVVMGMLNTKGRFFVPAMSSTFFNLGSIVGGLSLAWLLPKFGQPAIAGMAWGTLIGGALQLMMQLPTLRQVGFRLLLNFDPTDPGLRRILLLMLPATIGLSATQINIFVNTNFAASCAQGSVSWLNYAFRLVQLPIGVFGVALSIAVMPVLAKQAAQKDLASLKQTFTSSLVLVFSLAVPATAGLVLLSAPIIRLIFEHGAFNALDTIQTADALAFYAVGLFAYSAIKVMVPVFYAIGNTKFPVIGSFLGVGANVLTITLVIDHLQHRGIALSTSCAMILNFLFLSVVLYRKLAGYPLGYLLKGIGKILVATALMSGWIVLVKIPLAGWMGGNMAMQITALAFVIATAVAIYVVGLQLLRLPEFTLLTGKLVQRFRKS, encoded by the coding sequence ATGACTGACCAACCTTCCGCCCAACCCTCGGGCGCAACCGGAAAAATTGCCCGTTCCGCCGGAGCGGTGAGCGTTGCCGTGATGTGCAGCCGTGTACTCGGCCTTATCCGCGAGCAGGTCTTTGCATCCATGTTCGGTGCCGGATTTGCCTATGATGCCTTTGTCGTGGCCTTTCGTATTCCCAACCTGCTGCGGGATCTCTTTGCCGAAGGTGCCCTGTCCGCGGCCTTTGTCACCGTGTTCACCGAGTATACCACCAACCGCGGCGCGGATGCCACCTGGAAACTCGCGGGCAACGTACTGGTCTTTTTTACCTTGCTGATCAGCGCATTGACCCTGATCGGGCTCTACTGTGCCGAGCCGATCGTCAACCTACTGGCCCCGGATTTCGCCCTGGTTGCCGGCAAGACCGAGCTCACCGTCGGCCTGACCCGGATCATGTTCCCCTTTCTCCTGTTTGTGTCGCTGGCCGCGGTGGTCATGGGCATGCTCAACACCAAGGGCAGGTTCTTTGTGCCGGCGATGAGCTCGACCTTCTTCAACCTCGGCTCCATAGTCGGCGGTCTGTCGCTGGCCTGGCTGCTGCCCAAATTCGGCCAACCCGCCATAGCCGGCATGGCCTGGGGCACCCTGATTGGGGGCGCCCTGCAGCTGATGATGCAACTGCCCACCCTGCGCCAGGTCGGCTTTCGCCTCTTGTTGAACTTCGACCCCACCGATCCCGGACTACGGCGCATCCTGCTGTTGATGCTGCCCGCCACCATCGGCCTCTCCGCCACCCAGATCAATATTTTCGTCAATACCAACTTTGCCGCCAGCTGCGCCCAGGGGTCGGTCTCCTGGCTCAACTACGCCTTTCGCCTGGTCCAGCTGCCCATCGGCGTTTTCGGGGTGGCTCTGTCGATCGCGGTGATGCCGGTCCTGGCCAAACAGGCGGCGCAGAAGGATCTGGCCAGCCTCAAGCAGACCTTCACCTCCTCTCTGGTGCTGGTCTTTTCCCTGGCCGTGCCGGCAACCGCAGGCCTGGTATTGCTCTCAGCCCCGATCATCCGCCTCATCTTCGAACACGGGGCCTTTAACGCCCTGGACACGATCCAGACCGCCGATGCCCTGGCCTTCTATGCTGTGGGCTTATTCGCCTATTCGGCCATCAAGGTCATGGTGCCGGTATTCTATGCCATCGGCAACACCAAGTTTCCGGTGATCGGCTCGTTTTTGGGCGTGGGCGCCAACGTCCTCACCATCACCCTGGTGATCGATCATCTCCAGCACCGGGGCATTGCGCTGTCGACCTCCTGCGCGATGATCCTCAACTTTCTCTTCTTGAGCGTGGTCCTGTACCGAAAACTTGCGGGATATCCGCTGGGCTATCTCCTGAAAGGAATAGGGAAAATCCTGGTGGCCACCGCCCTGATGTCCGGGTGGATCGTTCTTGTGAAAATACCGCTGGCCGGATGGATGGGGGGGAATATGGCGATGCAGATCACCGCGCTTGCCTTCGTGATCGCCACCGCGGTGGCGATCTATGTGGTGGGCTTGCAGCTGCTGCGCCTGCCGGAGTTCACCCTGCTCACCGGCAAGCTGGTTCAGCGCTTTCGTAAATCATAG
- a CDS encoding diaminopimelate decarboxylase: MPMSQAFKDRLYPHLAAIADHYGTPFHIYDEAGIRETGRRLQSAFADIPEFREYYAVKALPNPSILAIMQDMGFGFDCSSITELMLARELGAKPDDIMFTSNNTSPADFAAAAADGGCVLNLDDITLIDKVPSMPELICFRYNPGNRRTGNDIIGKPEEAKYGVSHDQIIEAYRLAKAKGAMRFGLHTMLASNELHYSYMVQTANMLLELVEAIGKELDITFEFINIGGGLGIPYLPEHDPLNIEAMGAEITALFVDFKDRLGYCPALYMESGRYMTGPHGALVVRAINRKDIYRTYIGVDACMSALMRPALYGAYHHIEVLGKEGGEAEVVDVVGSLCENNDKFAVQRLLPKIEDGDILVIQDSGAHGHAMGFNYNGKMRPQELLLGQDGTVRLIRREETPADYFATLQYTEKNLRL, from the coding sequence ATGCCGATGTCCCAAGCCTTTAAAGATCGTCTCTACCCGCACCTGGCAGCCATTGCCGACCATTACGGCACGCCCTTTCATATCTACGACGAGGCCGGCATCCGCGAAACCGGACGCAGGTTGCAGTCGGCATTCGCCGATATCCCCGAGTTTCGCGAATATTATGCGGTCAAGGCCCTGCCCAACCCGTCCATTCTCGCCATCATGCAGGATATGGGCTTTGGTTTTGACTGCAGTTCGATCACCGAATTGATGCTTGCCCGGGAACTGGGCGCCAAACCGGACGACATCATGTTCACATCCAACAACACCAGCCCGGCCGACTTTGCCGCTGCCGCGGCCGACGGCGGCTGCGTCCTCAATCTGGACGACATCACCCTGATCGACAAAGTCCCCTCCATGCCCGAGTTGATCTGCTTTCGCTACAATCCCGGCAACCGCCGCACCGGCAACGATATCATCGGCAAGCCCGAGGAGGCCAAGTACGGGGTCAGCCACGATCAGATCATCGAGGCCTACCGCCTGGCCAAGGCCAAGGGCGCTATGCGCTTCGGCCTGCACACCATGCTCGCCTCAAACGAACTGCACTACTCCTACATGGTGCAGACCGCCAACATGCTCCTCGAGCTGGTGGAAGCCATCGGCAAAGAGTTGGATATCACCTTTGAATTCATCAACATCGGCGGCGGCCTCGGCATCCCCTACCTGCCGGAGCACGATCCGCTCAATATCGAGGCCATGGGCGCGGAGATCACCGCCCTGTTCGTCGACTTCAAGGACCGCCTGGGCTACTGCCCGGCCCTGTACATGGAGAGCGGCCGCTACATGACCGGTCCCCATGGAGCGTTGGTGGTGCGGGCCATCAACCGCAAGGATATCTACCGCACCTACATCGGTGTGGATGCCTGCATGTCGGCACTGATGCGGCCGGCACTCTACGGTGCCTATCATCACATCGAGGTGTTGGGCAAGGAAGGCGGCGAAGCCGAGGTGGTGGACGTGGTCGGATCGCTGTGCGAAAACAACGATAAGTTCGCGGTCCAGCGGCTGTTGCCCAAGATTGAGGACGGCGATATCCTCGTCATCCAGGATTCGGGCGCGCATGGGCACGCCATGGGCTTCAACTACAACGGCAAGATGCGGCCCCAGGAGTTGCTCCTCGGGCAGGATGGCACGGTGCGGTTGATTCGCCGCGAAGAGACGCCTGCGGATTACTTCGCCACCTTACAATATACGGAAAAAAACTTGAGATTATAG
- a CDS encoding Lrp/AsnC family transcriptional regulator, with translation MLDEISLKILKILQEKARIPNVEVARQVEMAPSAVLERIRKMERQGLIDGYEVRLNPEQFDRRQIAFIEIQTRSVGDSPEVGARLAAIPEVQEVHYVAGNDGYLVKLRVADTVELATIIREQIAVINEVASTRTTTVLQTYKETARIPIRG, from the coding sequence ATGCTTGATGAGATCAGCCTGAAAATATTGAAGATTCTTCAGGAAAAAGCCCGTATTCCCAATGTCGAGGTGGCACGTCAGGTGGAGATGGCGCCATCGGCGGTGCTGGAACGTATCCGCAAGATGGAGCGGCAGGGGCTGATCGACGGGTATGAGGTTCGGTTGAATCCCGAGCAGTTCGACCGTCGGCAAATAGCCTTCATCGAAATCCAGACCCGTTCGGTGGGCGACAGCCCCGAGGTCGGGGCCAGGCTTGCCGCCATTCCGGAGGTGCAGGAGGTGCACTATGTTGCCGGAAACGACGGTTATCTGGTCAAGCTGCGAGTTGCCGATACGGTCGAACTCGCGACCATCATCCGTGAACAGATCGCTGTGATCAACGAGGTCGCCTCCACCCGGACAACGACCGTTTTGCAAACCTACAAGGAGACCGCGCGCATCCCCATCCGCGGCTGA
- a CDS encoding 16S rRNA (uracil(1498)-N(3))-methyltransferase: MNLLLVHLSEIVDDEVILADRRAEHLLKVLKVAPGDAVRVGVVQGLIGTGRVLDIEKGCVRLAVVLSHAPVCDLHVELILALPRPIMLQRILKQATVLGVRRFHLIRSRRVEKSFFHSPVLEPEKIRGLLLEGMEQAMDTWLPEVQIHPQFKPFVEDVLPTLTGQGLIADPGGSGTLGGIPITGAQGQRILLAVGPEGGWSDYELSRLSEQGFYGFTMGNRILHVDTAVVALLAQLQLLYDLRKR, from the coding sequence ATGAACCTTCTTCTGGTGCATCTCAGCGAAATCGTGGATGATGAGGTCATCCTTGCCGATCGTCGTGCCGAGCATCTGCTCAAGGTGCTCAAGGTTGCACCAGGAGATGCGGTCCGTGTCGGGGTTGTGCAGGGGCTCATCGGCACGGGGCGGGTGCTGGATATTGAAAAGGGGTGCGTCCGCCTCGCTGTCGTTCTCAGCCATGCACCGGTCTGCGATCTCCATGTTGAACTGATTCTCGCCCTGCCGCGGCCTATCATGCTGCAGCGTATTCTCAAGCAGGCCACCGTGCTCGGGGTGCGCCGCTTTCACCTCATCCGATCGCGCAGGGTGGAAAAGTCCTTTTTTCACTCGCCGGTCCTTGAACCCGAAAAAATCCGCGGCTTGCTGCTCGAAGGCATGGAACAGGCCATGGACACCTGGCTGCCCGAGGTACAGATTCATCCCCAGTTCAAGCCCTTTGTCGAAGATGTTCTCCCTACCTTGACCGGGCAGGGGCTTATCGCCGATCCCGGCGGCTCCGGCACCCTGGGGGGCATTCCCATAACCGGTGCCCAGGGACAGCGGATTTTGCTGGCGGTCGGTCCCGAAGGCGGCTGGTCCGATTACGAGCTCTCCCGTTTGAGCGAGCAGGGGTTTTACGGTTTCACCATGGGCAACCGTATCCTCCATGTGGATACCGCCGTGGTCGCCCTGCTGGCCCAGTTACAACTCCTCTATGATTTACGAAAGCGCTGA
- a CDS encoding 3-deoxy-D-manno-octulosonic acid transferase, whose product MLIFQMLYGVLSSLALLCALPLLPLLAAQRKYRARIVRRLGFGLKAQLAAVRKTSPSRPTLWIHALSVGEVTSALPLVRGLRHHFPQAELIFTATTRSGNEVAHSLLTALVDVILPAPLDLGPVVPYYLHCIRPDLFIQVETDFWPHWLFCLNQHNIPTMLVNGRISARSFQRYHRFPWLFRPMFAAFNLLAMQTEHDAAQMRQLGIAPYHVLILGNLKFDTRADASPSAPGSLVESLRNEYGFSLTEPLWVCGSTHPGEEEQLLSIYQELRREVPGIQLLLAPRNVARSRELVELMHKHHLPCRRRTTEKGARGPVLLLDTIGELAGCYTMADVAFVGGSLVNFGGHNPLEPAAAGVPVLVGPYTEDFSEITQGLIEAGGVFQGKMAAELHQQIVLLLMDQGKRQDMGARAAAWTENHRGVVDRHLTAIEHLLADRLSNPG is encoded by the coding sequence ATGTTGATTTTCCAGATGCTGTATGGCGTCCTGAGTAGCCTCGCTCTGCTCTGTGCCCTTCCCCTGTTACCGCTGCTTGCCGCCCAACGCAAATATCGAGCCCGCATTGTGCGACGACTCGGCTTTGGCCTGAAAGCACAACTCGCCGCTGTCCGCAAAACATCGCCGTCCAGGCCAACCCTCTGGATCCACGCCCTGTCCGTGGGCGAAGTCACCTCTGCCCTGCCCCTGGTGCGCGGTCTGCGACATCATTTTCCCCAGGCGGAATTGATTTTCACCGCCACCACCCGCTCGGGCAACGAGGTGGCGCACTCGCTCCTGACCGCCCTGGTCGATGTGATCCTCCCCGCACCGCTTGATCTCGGCCCGGTGGTCCCCTATTACCTGCACTGCATTCGCCCCGATCTCTTCATCCAGGTGGAAACCGATTTTTGGCCCCATTGGCTCTTTTGCCTCAACCAGCACAACATTCCCACCATGCTCGTCAATGGACGCATATCGGCCCGTTCTTTTCAACGCTATCACCGATTTCCCTGGCTTTTTCGCCCCATGTTTGCCGCCTTCAACCTTCTGGCCATGCAAACGGAACACGATGCCGCACAAATGCGGCAGCTCGGCATTGCCCCGTACCATGTACTGATCCTGGGCAATTTGAAATTCGACACCCGGGCTGATGCCTCCCCATCCGCTCCTGGCTCCCTGGTTGAATCACTGCGCAATGAATACGGGTTTTCCTTGACCGAGCCCCTGTGGGTATGCGGCTCAACCCATCCGGGGGAAGAGGAACAACTGCTGTCCATCTACCAGGAACTGCGGAGAGAGGTTCCCGGGATACAACTCCTGCTTGCCCCGCGAAACGTCGCACGCTCTCGGGAACTTGTTGAACTCATGCACAAACATCATCTCCCCTGTCGGCGTCGCACCACGGAAAAGGGCGCTCGAGGTCCGGTGCTGCTGCTTGACACCATCGGTGAGTTGGCCGGCTGTTACACCATGGCCGACGTGGCCTTTGTCGGAGGGAGCCTGGTCAACTTTGGCGGACATAACCCGCTTGAACCGGCGGCTGCCGGGGTGCCTGTACTCGTCGGCCCATACACCGAAGACTTTTCCGAAATCACCCAGGGGCTCATCGAGGCGGGCGGAGTTTTTCAGGGAAAGATGGCAGCGGAACTGCACCAACAGATCGTGCTGCTGCTCATGGATCAAGGCAAACGCCAGGATATGGGGGCACGGGCTGCCGCCTGGACAGAAAACCACCGCGGCGTGGTCGACAGGCATTTAACAGCCATCGAGCATCTGCTGGCGGACCGCCTGAGTAATCCGGGGTAA